One genomic window of Sulfurovum lithotrophicum includes the following:
- the fabD gene encoding ACP S-malonyltransferase, producing the protein MSAKCAFLFPGQGSQAVGMGEDFFNNSDVAKQMVADAGRRTGIDFERLLFTENDDLEKTEFTQPAILLVSSIAHKLFEDEMPIRPVYALGHSLGEFSALVSVGALNVTDAVELVNLRGKLMAEACAGQDVGMLVSLGLADDVVEKICEEQRAAGMKVWPVNYNAEGQIVIAGIKPDLERLEPILKEAKARRAMLLNMSVASHCPLLESATAPLAEKLQEVLRDEFTAPVVSNVTAEKYSSKKEALELLPRQLVSPVLYKQSISKFDDEVDCYIEFGHGGVLKGLNRKATKKPHFVVSDMASLATTIDEIRKLGA; encoded by the coding sequence ATGTCAGCAAAATGTGCGTTTTTATTTCCGGGACAGGGTTCCCAGGCTGTAGGTATGGGAGAAGATTTCTTTAACAATTCAGATGTAGCAAAGCAGATGGTGGCCGATGCCGGCCGCAGAACGGGTATCGATTTTGAGAGACTGCTTTTTACAGAGAATGATGATCTTGAGAAAACAGAATTTACACAGCCTGCTATTCTGCTTGTATCTTCTATAGCCCATAAGCTGTTTGAAGATGAAATGCCTATCAGACCGGTTTATGCGCTTGGACATTCGCTTGGAGAGTTCTCTGCACTGGTATCGGTAGGTGCTTTAAATGTAACGGATGCAGTTGAACTGGTGAACCTCAGAGGTAAACTCATGGCGGAAGCCTGTGCCGGTCAGGATGTGGGTATGCTGGTCTCTTTGGGGCTTGCCGATGATGTGGTAGAGAAGATCTGTGAAGAGCAGAGGGCGGCAGGCATGAAAGTATGGCCGGTCAATTACAATGCCGAAGGTCAGATCGTTATAGCAGGTATCAAGCCTGATCTGGAAAGACTTGAGCCGATCCTTAAAGAGGCGAAGGCAAGAAGGGCAATGCTGCTCAATATGTCCGTGGCATCACACTGTCCATTACTTGAAAGTGCGACGGCACCGTTGGCAGAAAAACTGCAGGAAGTACTCAGAGACGAGTTCACCGCACCTGTGGTCTCGAATGTCACAGCAGAGAAGTACAGCAGCAAAAAAGAGGCGTTGGAACTGCTACCCAGGCAGCTTGTCTCTCCTGTACTCTACAAACAGTCCATCTCCAAGTTTGATGATGAAGTTGATTGTTATATCGAATTCGGTCACGGCGGGGTACTTAAAGGTTTGAACAGAAAAGCGACAAAAAAACCGCATTTTGTGGTCTCTGACATGGCCTCCCTTGCAACAACGATCGATGAGATCAGAAAGCTGGGTGCATAG
- a CDS encoding 5'-methylthioadenosine/adenosylhomocysteine nucleosidase translates to MAKKIAIMGAMVEEVDPFLGTNEHEPLLKYFKKHNDVTYGNNLYHEAKYKDLDIVLGYSKIGKVNSALTAATMIEHFGCDMVLFTGVAGAISPDLKIGDLIVATQLCQHDLDITAFGHPHGYVPEGKVYVEPSRNLIRIAKSVADEKGIDLKKGVIATGDQFIADSERKEWIAKTFDADALEMEGASVAVVCDALNVPFFVLRAISDAADTDATFDFDEFLKHSSQVSSSFIMAMLEKLVAEQA, encoded by the coding sequence ATGGCAAAAAAGATCGCAATCATGGGAGCAATGGTTGAGGAAGTCGACCCATTCTTGGGTACGAATGAACATGAACCGCTGCTGAAATACTTTAAGAAGCACAATGATGTGACATACGGAAACAATCTCTACCATGAAGCAAAATACAAAGATCTTGATATTGTACTTGGATACTCCAAGATCGGTAAAGTGAATTCCGCATTGACCGCAGCGACGATGATAGAACATTTCGGCTGTGATATGGTACTTTTTACCGGTGTGGCCGGAGCGATCTCACCCGATCTGAAGATCGGTGACCTGATCGTTGCGACGCAACTGTGTCAGCATGATCTGGACATTACGGCCTTTGGACATCCCCATGGGTACGTACCTGAAGGCAAGGTGTATGTTGAGCCTTCAAGAAACTTGATACGTATCGCCAAGAGCGTGGCTGATGAAAAAGGTATTGATCTGAAAAAAGGTGTGATCGCAACGGGTGACCAGTTCATTGCGGACAGCGAACGAAAAGAGTGGATAGCTAAAACCTTTGATGCTGATGCACTTGAAATGGAAGGAGCATCGGTTGCTGTAGTATGTGACGCACTCAACGTTCCCTTCTTTGTCCTTCGGGCTATCAGCGATGCAGCCGATACCGATGCAACTTTTGATTTCGATGAATTCCTCAAACATTCTTCACAGGTTAGCAGTAGTTTCATTATGGCAATGTTGGAAAAACTTGTAGCTGAACAGGCATGA
- a CDS encoding tRNA 2-thiocytidine biosynthesis TtcA family protein has protein sequence MSQRDSRFTPQLKMSKKLLKVIGKTNAEFRLIGEGDRVLVGLSGGKDSLALVHGLKHIQRHAPFRFEFEACTVKYGMPDEHYEFLSKHCEEYGIKHTVYDTNIFEISHDTIRENSSFCSYFSRMRRGALYTFAEQGGFNKVALGHHFDDTVESFFMNMFYNGTMRALAPIYKTGRGFHLIRPLIQARESQLRAFADDNNLQVIGDEACPAMLKDVKMPHARASTKAWLAGLEAENKDIFKMFKASFKHIHDDTFLDPERWDRNDIDKED, from the coding sequence ATGTCCCAAAGAGACAGTAGATTTACACCACAGCTCAAAATGAGCAAAAAACTCCTCAAGGTCATCGGAAAGACCAATGCAGAGTTCAGACTCATAGGTGAAGGTGACAGGGTCCTTGTAGGCCTGAGCGGAGGAAAAGATTCTCTGGCTTTGGTCCATGGGCTCAAGCATATACAGAGGCATGCACCTTTCCGTTTTGAGTTTGAAGCCTGTACCGTCAAGTACGGTATGCCAGATGAACATTACGAATTTCTCTCAAAACACTGTGAAGAGTACGGCATTAAACATACGGTGTACGATACCAATATCTTTGAGATCTCACATGATACCATCCGTGAAAATTCCTCTTTCTGTTCCTACTTCTCCCGTATGAGAAGAGGGGCTCTGTATACCTTTGCGGAGCAGGGAGGCTTCAACAAAGTGGCACTCGGGCATCATTTTGACGATACGGTCGAGAGTTTTTTTATGAATATGTTCTATAACGGTACCATGAGGGCCCTGGCCCCCATTTACAAGACGGGAAGAGGCTTTCATCTTATACGGCCACTCATTCAAGCCAGGGAATCACAGCTAAGAGCTTTCGCGGATGACAATAACCTTCAAGTCATAGGAGACGAAGCCTGCCCTGCCATGCTGAAAGATGTGAAAATGCCGCATGCCAGAGCTTCAACAAAAGCATGGCTGGCAGGACTTGAAGCTGAGAATAAAGACATTTTTAAAATGTTCAAAGCTTCGTTTAAACATATCCATGATGATACTTTTCTTGACCCAGAGCGTTGGGATAGGAATGATATAGATAAAGAGGACTAA
- a CDS encoding DNA-binding protein: MLEELFGSKNRERVLQYILARGEGYAKEIADFYESSIDPIQKQLERLELGGVLVSKTVGRTRLFMMNPRYAFKDELISLLEKARAYYEPKEQERLLISRKRPRRTGKPL, encoded by the coding sequence ATGTTAGAAGAACTTTTTGGTTCTAAGAATCGTGAGCGTGTGTTACAATATATCTTAGCTAGAGGTGAGGGGTATGCTAAAGAGATAGCAGATTTTTATGAGAGCAGTATAGACCCAATACAAAAACAACTTGAACGACTAGAACTGGGTGGTGTTTTGGTAAGTAAGACAGTGGGTAGAACAAGGTTGTTTATGATGAACCCACGTTATGCTTTTAAAGATGAACTCATTTCTCTGCTTGAAAAAGCAAGAGCATACTATGAGCCGAAAGAGCAAGAGAGACTTCTTATCTCACGTAAACGACCCAGGCGTACAGGCAAGCCTTTATGA
- a CDS encoding RluA family pseudouridine synthase, which produces MNLFKIKTSGRIDKILATELDVSRNQVEKLVKDGLVSVNGKVVTKTSFKVVEGNEISYKFKEAEKREPVEIDFDVEILYEDEYLMVVNKPSGLVVHPAPSVKEPTLVDWLVKKGISLSTISGEERHGIVHRIDKETTGALVIAKDNKVHEMLSEQLQDKSMGRYYLALIDHFLKEDVVVDKPIGRNPHNRLKMDVVPHGKPAKTAFKKLLTSMHDVELIAAKLFTGRTHQIRVHLNTLGRHILGDDLYGFKSKRDKIPRVYLHAYLLYLIHPVTGKRMEFVAPLFDDMKLYLSKYFDQSDIDEKIDPLTLGSRFTDL; this is translated from the coding sequence ATGAATTTATTTAAAATAAAAACCTCAGGTCGTATAGACAAAATACTAGCTACAGAATTAGACGTAAGCCGCAACCAGGTTGAAAAACTTGTGAAAGATGGTTTGGTTTCAGTGAATGGAAAAGTTGTCACTAAAACCAGTTTCAAGGTTGTAGAGGGTAATGAAATTTCATATAAATTCAAAGAGGCTGAGAAACGTGAGCCTGTTGAGATAGACTTTGACGTCGAGATACTGTATGAAGATGAGTATCTCATGGTGGTGAACAAGCCCAGTGGACTGGTGGTGCATCCTGCTCCTTCAGTGAAAGAGCCTACACTGGTGGACTGGCTGGTGAAAAAGGGGATCTCGCTCTCTACTATTTCGGGGGAAGAGCGCCACGGTATCGTGCACCGCATTGACAAAGAGACGACGGGTGCGCTGGTGATTGCCAAGGACAATAAAGTGCACGAGATGCTCAGCGAGCAGCTGCAGGACAAGAGTATGGGGCGGTATTATCTGGCGCTGATAGACCATTTTCTCAAAGAGGATGTGGTCGTCGACAAGCCCATAGGACGCAACCCGCATAACAGACTGAAAATGGATGTTGTACCGCATGGAAAACCGGCGAAAACGGCTTTTAAAAAACTGTTGACATCCATGCATGATGTTGAGTTGATCGCCGCAAAACTTTTTACGGGAAGAACCCATCAGATACGTGTTCACCTCAATACGCTGGGACGGCACATACTGGGCGATGATTTATACGGTTTTAAGAGCAAAAGAGATAAAATTCCAAGAGTTTATCTGCATGCATATCTGTTGTATCTTATCCACCCGGTCACCGGTAAAAGAATGGAGTTCGTTGCTCCGCTTTTTGACGATATGAAACTGTATTTATCCAAATATTTTGATCAAAGTGATATAGATGAAAAAATCGATCCTCTTACTCTGGGCTCTCGCTTTACTGACCTTTAG
- a CDS encoding fibronectin type III domain-containing protein, which yields MKKSILLLWALALLTFSGCGSAIKGLMVYGKDPSLPSLGTVRTLPMMSSVGFEWDTIKNDKVHGINVYRKSPDTKDPEGREFRRVGSIGNRYATHFVDTHVKPDRRYVYKFTTFSFGKESTPGTRVEVRTKPTFAPVSFLKAYKAGPTAVKLLWRPHPSDKISSYIIERSVNGGEWRFMAQVEGVLMAEYIDTLVRGGNTYAYRIIAKSYEGIKSSPSQVARITL from the coding sequence ATGAAAAAATCGATCCTCTTACTCTGGGCTCTCGCTTTACTGACCTTTAGCGGCTGCGGTTCCGCCATCAAGGGATTGATGGTCTACGGCAAAGACCCCAGCCTGCCCTCGCTCGGAACCGTACGGACGCTTCCGATGATGAGTTCCGTCGGTTTCGAATGGGATACGATCAAAAATGACAAGGTACACGGCATCAATGTTTACAGAAAATCTCCCGACACCAAAGACCCCGAAGGAAGGGAGTTCAGGCGAGTCGGCAGCATAGGCAATCGGTATGCTACGCATTTTGTCGATACGCATGTAAAACCGGACAGACGATATGTCTACAAGTTCACTACCTTCTCTTTTGGAAAAGAATCCACACCGGGGACAAGGGTTGAAGTGCGGACGAAACCCACTTTTGCACCGGTCTCGTTCCTGAAAGCATATAAGGCAGGACCGACAGCGGTCAAACTGCTTTGGCGACCGCACCCCAGTGACAAGATCAGCAGTTATATCATTGAAAGATCGGTCAATGGCGGAGAGTGGCGGTTCATGGCGCAGGTTGAAGGCGTGCTGATGGCGGAGTATATCGATACACTGGTACGCGGAGGCAACACTTATGCCTACCGCATCATCGCCAAAAGCTATGAGGGTATCAAGTCCAGTCCGAGCCAGGTCGCCCGTATAACACTCTAA
- the trmB gene encoding tRNA (guanosine(46)-N7)-methyltransferase TrmB, with protein sequence MPHLKVKPFDSAAIEEKLPDSSIMTFRAKALKGDDEIIGVEHGGEEFLLQIKPDNKATLVKYDKVTRPLKVNLLKEALDKVSKELGLEILSSNIALSNGKPPLASEYFKKIEDFETIAYPKEKISVEVGFGSGRHLLYQAQKNPDTLFIGLEIHTPSAQQVLRQIELQGLENIWVVNYDARLFLEMLPSNKCEQIFVHFPVPWDKKPHRRVISPSFLAESMRVLRRGGRLELRTDSDKYFWYALETFFAVPKTEVEIRKNEALEVTSKYEARWRKQEKDIYDVYVKCSEDSDERDLRIDFNFTSVKYTPNLEEFLQKKALVFDGYFVHFERSYKVGNNALLVKCAFGSFDRPEHKYILVEENDSRYFASQPVKTTVNYAAHQKIIELLTQKENNV encoded by the coding sequence ATGCCACATTTAAAAGTAAAACCTTTCGACAGTGCAGCAATAGAAGAAAAACTGCCCGACAGTTCCATCATGACCTTTCGTGCCAAGGCCTTGAAAGGGGACGATGAGATCATCGGCGTGGAGCATGGGGGAGAAGAATTTCTGCTTCAGATAAAACCTGACAATAAAGCTACTTTGGTCAAATACGACAAAGTGACACGTCCTTTGAAGGTTAACCTTCTCAAAGAGGCTTTGGACAAAGTTTCAAAGGAACTTGGGCTGGAAATTCTCAGCTCGAATATCGCACTCTCAAACGGGAAACCGCCTCTGGCATCGGAGTACTTCAAAAAGATCGAGGATTTTGAAACGATCGCATATCCCAAAGAGAAGATCTCCGTTGAGGTGGGTTTCGGTTCGGGGCGGCATCTGCTCTATCAGGCACAGAAAAACCCCGATACGCTCTTCATAGGGCTTGAGATACATACCCCTTCCGCGCAGCAGGTACTGCGACAGATAGAACTGCAGGGACTGGAGAATATCTGGGTGGTCAATTATGATGCCAGGCTCTTTCTGGAAATGCTGCCATCCAACAAATGTGAGCAGATCTTCGTCCACTTTCCCGTACCATGGGACAAAAAACCGCACAGACGTGTGATCTCTCCGAGTTTCCTTGCCGAGTCGATGCGGGTACTGCGCAGAGGCGGCAGACTGGAACTAAGGACTGACAGTGACAAGTATTTCTGGTATGCGCTTGAAACCTTTTTTGCCGTACCGAAGACCGAGGTGGAGATACGCAAGAATGAAGCCCTTGAAGTCACCAGCAAATATGAGGCGAGATGGCGGAAACAGGAGAAGGACATCTACGATGTCTATGTAAAATGCAGTGAAGATTCCGACGAGAGGGACCTGCGCATAGACTTTAATTTTACTAGTGTAAAATATACACCAAATCTGGAAGAATTCCTGCAAAAAAAAGCTTTGGTCTTCGATGGGTATTTCGTGCATTTCGAACGCAGCTACAAGGTGGGGAATAACGCATTGCTTGTCAAATGTGCCTTCGGCAGTTTCGACAGGCCTGAACACAAATACATACTGGTCGAAGAGAATGACAGCAGATATTTTGCCTCCCAACCGGTAAAGACCACGGTCAATTATGCCGCACATCAGAAGATCATAGAACTCTTGACACAAAAGGAAAACAATGTCTAA
- a CDS encoding cell division ATP-binding protein FtsE, with protein MSNVINASHLTLAYDDGKKEIIKNAGFSIKKGEFVFITGPSGSGKSTLLKALYGALKPTEGNLIVGGLDLANISTGKLQELRTHLGIIFQDYKLVNEWTVAKNVVLPLMIAGYSVDVQNTQAQRLLKHVKLSEHADKFPLELSGGEQQRVGVARALAKNPVVILADEPTGNLDDYSSNVIWDLMENACQQLETTVLVVTHKIPTIFSLPYRHFIIESKGVYEVH; from the coding sequence ATGTCTAATGTCATCAATGCTTCCCATCTTACACTGGCGTATGACGACGGCAAAAAAGAGATCATTAAAAATGCCGGTTTCAGCATTAAAAAGGGAGAGTTCGTTTTCATTACCGGTCCGAGCGGTTCCGGGAAATCGACACTGCTCAAAGCACTTTACGGTGCGCTGAAGCCTACAGAGGGAAATCTCATTGTCGGAGGGCTTGACCTGGCCAATATCAGTACAGGGAAACTTCAGGAACTGCGCACTCACCTGGGGATCATCTTTCAGGACTATAAACTGGTCAACGAGTGGACGGTGGCGAAGAACGTGGTACTGCCCCTGATGATTGCGGGTTACTCTGTAGATGTACAGAATACTCAGGCGCAAAGGCTGCTCAAACACGTCAAACTCTCCGAACATGCCGACAAGTTCCCCTTGGAGCTGAGCGGTGGTGAGCAGCAGCGTGTGGGGGTGGCAAGGGCACTGGCGAAGAACCCGGTCGTGATACTTGCCGATGAGCCTACCGGCAACCTTGACGACTACTCTTCCAACGTGATCTGGGACCTTATGGAGAATGCCTGCCAGCAGCTTGAGACGACCGTGCTGGTTGTGACACACAAAATTCCGACGATCTTCTCTCTGCCGTACAGACATTTCATCATCGAAAGCAAGGGTGTTTATGAAGTTCATTAA
- a CDS encoding murein hydrolase activator EnvC family protein: protein MRLLLLSFFVISALLWGASTTTKIKKSKKDLTTIVKNKKKTSRRLGKIAQDIKAAEKEIAVLSKKIEELEVEQSKNETRYEVLQKELVSSKKALEKTSKELEKKHKQFISLLSEQFSVIFAMKQAKYEPTRDSIISQEIYKAYKKLNDQELEVLKKDISVLRKRKKEKLALQKKTQSEIARIIKKRKLYTQKKKAKEKLLKKLAADEEKYNARLAKIEDRQNNLRATLAELNILHKKEVEEARRRAEARKEAIRLEKERKRRIRKEKELARAKARKAKAALKRAKTEEAKKQARLAAKNAAKEVKEVELKSKKQSERVRQVNSSYKQEKVAAYRGGKTIPPIRGARVIKKFGTYVDPVYKIKIFNEGITLQAPGSSAKVQNVLNGKVVFAGKSSMLGKVVVVAHSGKMHTVYAGLSKIAPNIKVGRKIKKGYVIGKVSKKLMFQATKNSKHINPLKLIRL, encoded by the coding sequence GTGAGACTTCTACTGCTCTCTTTTTTCGTTATCTCAGCACTGCTTTGGGGTGCTTCTACGACAACGAAGATTAAAAAATCCAAAAAAGACCTTACGACGATTGTCAAAAATAAAAAAAAGACCAGCAGACGGCTTGGGAAAATTGCCCAGGATATCAAGGCGGCAGAAAAAGAGATCGCTGTACTGAGCAAAAAAATAGAGGAACTCGAAGTGGAGCAGAGTAAGAACGAGACACGCTATGAAGTACTCCAAAAAGAGCTTGTTTCATCGAAAAAAGCGCTTGAGAAGACCAGTAAAGAATTGGAAAAAAAACACAAACAGTTCATTTCACTGCTTTCCGAACAGTTTTCCGTCATCTTTGCCATGAAGCAGGCCAAATATGAACCAACGCGTGATTCCATTATTTCGCAGGAGATATACAAAGCATACAAAAAGCTCAATGATCAGGAACTGGAAGTACTGAAAAAAGATATTTCGGTACTGCGCAAACGGAAAAAAGAAAAACTTGCTCTCCAAAAGAAGACACAGAGTGAGATAGCGCGCATCATCAAAAAACGCAAGTTGTATACGCAGAAAAAAAAGGCAAAAGAGAAGCTCTTGAAAAAGCTGGCAGCCGATGAAGAGAAATACAATGCCAGGCTCGCAAAGATTGAAGACAGGCAGAATAACCTGCGTGCGACGCTGGCCGAACTGAATATTTTGCATAAAAAAGAGGTGGAAGAGGCCCGCAGGCGTGCCGAAGCAAGAAAAGAGGCCATCCGTCTGGAAAAAGAGAGAAAAAGACGCATAAGAAAAGAGAAGGAGCTGGCACGTGCCAAGGCCAGAAAAGCCAAAGCAGCGCTCAAAAGAGCTAAAACGGAAGAAGCGAAGAAGCAGGCACGCCTGGCTGCCAAAAATGCGGCAAAAGAGGTCAAAGAGGTTGAGCTGAAATCCAAAAAACAGAGTGAACGGGTACGTCAGGTAAACTCCTCCTACAAGCAGGAAAAAGTGGCGGCCTATCGTGGCGGGAAGACAATCCCTCCCATTAGGGGTGCAAGGGTCATCAAGAAGTTCGGAACCTATGTCGATCCGGTTTACAAGATCAAGATCTTCAATGAAGGTATTACACTTCAGGCACCAGGTTCCTCAGCGAAGGTTCAGAATGTTCTTAACGGAAAAGTGGTGTTCGCCGGGAAGAGCAGTATGCTTGGGAAAGTGGTCGTTGTAGCACACAGCGGCAAGATGCACACAGTCTATGCCGGGCTTTCGAAGATCGCACCCAACATCAAAGTGGGCCGTAAGATCAAAAAGGGATATGTGATCGGAAAAGTCAGTAAAAAACTGATGTTCCAGGCGACTAAGAATTCCAAACATATCAATCCTCTCAAGCTGATACGACTTTAA
- the pyrH gene encoding UMP kinase codes for MTKRVLVKFSGEALAGKEGYGIDTKILKFIANEIKALVDAGMEVAIVVGGGNIIRGVSAAADGIIKRTSGDYMGMLATVINGVAIQEALEHIGLEARLQSAIDMHEIGEAFIVRRARRHLEKGRVVIFAGGTGNPYFTTDTAATLRASEIEAEMLIKATKVDGVYDRDPNKFDDAVKLDTLSYEQALTKDIKVMDDTSIALARENSLPIVVCNMFEEGNLLAIMKGDMSLCSIVK; via the coding sequence GTGACAAAAAGAGTATTGGTAAAGTTTTCCGGTGAAGCATTGGCAGGTAAAGAGGGGTATGGTATCGATACCAAGATCCTCAAGTTCATTGCTAACGAGATCAAGGCACTGGTAGATGCCGGCATGGAAGTGGCGATCGTTGTGGGCGGTGGAAACATCATTCGCGGTGTGAGTGCGGCGGCTGACGGGATTATCAAGCGAACGTCCGGGGACTACATGGGTATGCTTGCGACCGTGATCAACGGAGTGGCGATCCAGGAAGCTTTGGAGCATATCGGGCTTGAGGCGAGGCTGCAGTCGGCGATCGACATGCATGAGATAGGTGAAGCCTTCATCGTCAGACGTGCGAGAAGACACCTTGAAAAAGGGCGTGTCGTTATCTTTGCAGGCGGTACAGGTAACCCGTACTTCACAACAGATACGGCTGCAACGCTCAGGGCATCCGAGATAGAGGCTGAGATGCTTATCAAAGCGACCAAAGTGGACGGTGTGTACGACAGGGACCCTAACAAGTTCGACGATGCTGTCAAGCTTGATACGTTGAGTTATGAGCAGGCCTTGACCAAAGATATCAAGGTAATGGACGATACCTCTATTGCTTTGGCAAGAGAGAACAGCCTGCCTATCGTGGTATGCAATATGTTCGAAGAGGGAAATCTCCTTGCGATCATGAAAGGCGACATGAGCCTCTGTTCTATTGTAAAATAG
- a CDS encoding DNA-directed RNA polymerase subunit omega produces MRTEQLTAKALEKVNFDKYLLANAVGKRAEKIANGAEVLLDYDTSDMKYTDIALREIAEGKITVSLEG; encoded by the coding sequence ATGAGAACAGAACAACTGACTGCGAAAGCACTGGAAAAAGTAAATTTCGACAAATATCTTTTGGCAAATGCCGTAGGTAAAAGAGCTGAGAAGATCGCCAACGGTGCCGAGGTGCTGTTGGATTACGATACAAGTGATATGAAATATACCGACATCGCACTCAGAGAGATTGCTGAAGGTAAGATCACTGTAAGTTTAGAAGGCTAA